Proteins from one Corallococcus exiguus genomic window:
- a CDS encoding isopenicillin N synthase family dioxygenase, with product MSRSARRIPTVNLSHYRSGTPEERARFVQVFGDALKEFGFVTVEGHGVEDALIRRTYTDVERFFQLPESTKTRYAVPERPGQRGFMAFGQEHAKNRKVGDLKEFWHVGRELPVGHPYRDDYGANVWPEEVPSFREHTLTLYRELDDAATVMLQALADYLGIARNTFSDMTVDGNSVLRLIHYPPLKDRFIPGAVRAAEHEDINFITLLCEGTAGGLELLTRDGEWIPVDTLRGQIVVDSGDMLSRVMNGVIPSTTHRVVNPPSTEQDTVRYSMPFFVHPFSDCILKPLPQTETPDNPARHPPITADAFLKQRLRELGFLK from the coding sequence ATGTCCCGCTCGGCCCGACGCATCCCCACCGTGAACCTGTCCCACTACCGCTCCGGCACTCCCGAGGAGCGGGCCCGCTTCGTCCAGGTGTTTGGCGACGCGCTCAAGGAGTTCGGCTTCGTGACCGTGGAGGGCCACGGCGTCGAGGACGCGCTCATCCGCCGCACGTACACGGACGTGGAGCGCTTCTTCCAGCTGCCGGAGTCCACCAAGACGCGCTACGCGGTGCCGGAGCGTCCGGGGCAGCGGGGCTTCATGGCGTTCGGCCAGGAGCACGCGAAGAACCGCAAGGTGGGGGACCTGAAGGAGTTCTGGCACGTGGGCCGCGAGCTGCCCGTGGGCCACCCGTACCGCGACGACTACGGCGCCAACGTCTGGCCGGAAGAGGTGCCCAGCTTCCGTGAGCACACGCTGACGCTCTACCGGGAGCTGGACGACGCGGCGACGGTGATGCTCCAGGCGTTGGCGGACTACCTGGGCATCGCGCGCAACACGTTCAGCGACATGACGGTGGACGGCAACTCCGTGCTGCGGCTCATCCACTACCCGCCGCTGAAGGACCGCTTCATCCCGGGCGCGGTGCGCGCCGCGGAGCACGAGGACATCAACTTCATCACGCTCCTGTGCGAGGGCACCGCCGGCGGCCTGGAGCTGCTCACGCGCGACGGCGAGTGGATTCCGGTGGACACGCTGCGCGGGCAGATTGTCGTGGACTCGGGCGACATGCTCAGCCGGGTGATGAATGGCGTCATCCCGTCCACGACGCACCGGGTGGTGAACCCGCCCAGCACGGAGCAGGACACCGTGCGCTACTCGATGCCCTTCTTCGTGCACCCGTTCTCCGACTGCATCCTGAAGCCGCTGCCGCAGACGGAGACGCCGGACAACCCCGCGCGCCACCCGCCCATCACCGCGGACGCGTTCCTCAAGCAGCGCCTGCGCGAGCTGGGCTTCCTCAAGTAG
- a CDS encoding protein kinase domain-containing protein, producing the protein MAEVARNERTCSACGRGHGEGTSCDTLVREAGGGQGKAVEPPAAVAAADEVDPLVGTQMGSFRLVRRVGRGGMGSVYLAEHVSIGSRVAVKVLHEHLTRYPELVQRFHAEARAVNLIGHENIVSIFDLNASAPRPYLIMEFLEGAPLSAWVGTPLSAGAVVPMLMQVCDALHAAHARAIVHRDLKPDNIFLVKRGRGMPFVKVLDFGIAKLVDASMPETVAGIIVGTPEYMAPEQSLSRRLDGRADLYAVGVIAYQLLTGRLPFPDEGLTAQLVAHQTRTPPSLRSICPSVPPALEAVVLRALAKTPEERFPHALALRAALEQALATRPPSPRAAVGAPRPVQGGASPGTPVTGPQRTPPLAPPGASGGKTLPVPVQVVLQPGAQPRVFTGSDLSRGGVFLHATGELPPLFAQVQVVLPLSTGPLSVTCEVVRHVSPEQAQAWSMRPGFGVQFVAPSAALKARVEQHLAGATASPLPAPRELPDDADAERVLAMWRGQLAGEGTHYTVLGLSPDVELESARERARELWTALSALRQRPLSRGQRSRLESMLIRVRDAGDTLGMPLRRARYDARLGNARGVARCLEAGLTAVQTDALHREYLAEQPRAVGTARVHFLTGNALERDGQLQRALESYERGLELDPLEWEYQQRRRVVDRALGARLPGARNERARFPGEGTGP; encoded by the coding sequence ATGGCCGAAGTCGCGAGGAACGAGCGCACGTGCTCAGCGTGCGGGCGGGGACATGGCGAGGGGACGTCGTGCGACACGCTCGTCCGGGAGGCGGGGGGCGGCCAGGGCAAGGCCGTGGAGCCGCCGGCCGCCGTGGCAGCGGCGGACGAGGTGGACCCGCTGGTGGGGACCCAGATGGGCAGCTTCCGGCTGGTGCGCCGGGTGGGCCGGGGCGGCATGGGGTCCGTCTACCTGGCGGAGCACGTGTCCATTGGCAGCCGCGTGGCGGTGAAGGTGCTGCACGAACACCTGACGCGCTACCCGGAGCTGGTGCAGCGCTTCCACGCCGAGGCCCGGGCGGTGAACCTCATCGGGCACGAGAACATCGTCAGCATCTTCGACCTCAACGCCTCGGCGCCCCGGCCGTACCTCATCATGGAGTTCCTGGAGGGGGCACCCCTGTCGGCGTGGGTGGGGACGCCCCTGTCGGCCGGGGCGGTGGTGCCCATGCTGATGCAGGTGTGTGACGCGCTGCATGCGGCGCACGCGCGGGCCATCGTCCACCGCGACCTGAAGCCGGACAACATCTTCCTGGTGAAGCGCGGGCGGGGGATGCCGTTCGTGAAGGTGCTCGACTTCGGCATCGCGAAGCTGGTGGACGCGAGCATGCCGGAGACGGTGGCGGGCATCATCGTGGGCACGCCGGAGTACATGGCCCCGGAGCAGTCCCTGAGCCGGCGCCTGGACGGCCGCGCGGACCTGTACGCGGTGGGCGTCATCGCCTACCAGCTGCTCACCGGGCGGCTGCCCTTCCCCGACGAGGGGCTCACCGCCCAGCTCGTGGCGCACCAGACGCGCACGCCCCCATCCCTTCGCTCCATCTGCCCTTCGGTGCCACCCGCGCTGGAGGCGGTGGTGCTGCGCGCGCTGGCGAAGACGCCGGAGGAACGCTTCCCCCACGCGCTCGCGCTGCGGGCCGCGTTGGAGCAGGCCCTCGCCACGAGGCCCCCGTCGCCGCGCGCGGCCGTGGGCGCTCCCCGTCCTGTACAGGGAGGGGCCTCCCCGGGAACTCCCGTCACCGGGCCCCAGCGCACCCCTCCGCTGGCCCCGCCGGGCGCGTCCGGGGGAAAGACGCTCCCGGTGCCCGTGCAGGTGGTGCTGCAGCCGGGCGCGCAGCCCCGGGTCTTCACGGGGTCGGACCTGTCGCGCGGTGGCGTGTTCCTGCACGCGACGGGGGAGCTGCCCCCGCTGTTCGCCCAGGTCCAGGTGGTGCTGCCGCTGTCCACGGGGCCGCTGTCCGTCACATGCGAGGTGGTGCGCCACGTCTCGCCCGAGCAGGCCCAGGCCTGGAGCATGCGCCCGGGCTTCGGCGTGCAGTTCGTCGCGCCATCCGCCGCGCTGAAGGCCCGCGTGGAGCAGCACCTCGCGGGCGCCACGGCCTCTCCGCTCCCCGCGCCCCGGGAGCTTCCGGACGACGCAGATGCCGAGCGCGTCCTGGCCATGTGGCGTGGACAGCTGGCGGGGGAGGGCACCCACTACACGGTGCTGGGGCTCTCACCGGACGTGGAGCTGGAGTCCGCGCGGGAGCGCGCGCGGGAGCTGTGGACCGCCCTGTCCGCGCTGCGGCAGCGGCCCCTGTCGCGCGGGCAGCGCTCGCGCCTGGAGTCCATGCTGATCCGCGTGAGGGACGCGGGCGACACCCTGGGCATGCCGTTGCGCCGAGCCCGTTACGACGCCCGGCTGGGCAATGCCCGGGGCGTGGCACGGTGCCTGGAGGCGGGCCTCACCGCGGTCCAGACGGACGCGCTTCACCGGGAGTACCTGGCCGAGCAGCCCCGGGCGGTGGGCACCGCGCGGGTGCACTTTCTCACCGGCAACGCGCTGGAGCGCGACGGCCAGCTCCAGCGGGCCCTGGAGTCCTACGAGCGGGGACTGGAGCTGGACCCCCTGGAGTGGGAGTACCAGCAGCGCCGCCGGGTGGTGGACCGGGCGCTGGGCGCTCGCCTGCCGGGTGCCCGAAATGAAAGAGCCCGATTCCCTGGGGAGGGAACCGGGCCCTGA
- the rplU gene encoding 50S ribosomal protein L21 produces the protein MYAVIRTGGKQYRVAEGDVVRIEKISGDIGAEVSFTEVLLLGGSESPKVGQPTVAGAKVVGKVLAQDKHRRVLHFRKEKEGWTRRRGHRQSYTEVKVTSISG, from the coding sequence ATGTACGCAGTCATTCGCACGGGCGGAAAGCAGTACCGCGTCGCCGAGGGCGACGTTGTCCGGATCGAGAAGATCTCCGGTGATATCGGCGCTGAGGTCTCGTTCACCGAGGTCCTCCTGCTGGGCGGCTCTGAGAGCCCGAAGGTGGGCCAGCCGACGGTGGCGGGCGCGAAGGTCGTGGGCAAGGTGCTGGCGCAGGACAAGCACCGCCGCGTCCTGCACTTCCGGAAGGAGAAGGAAGGCTGGACCCGTCGCCGTGGTCACCGCCAGTCGTACACCGAGGTGAAGGTCACCTCGATCTCCGGCTAA
- the rpmA gene encoding 50S ribosomal protein L27 produces MAHKKGQGSSRNGRDSNPQYRGVKVYGGETISAGSILVRQVGTVIHPGTNVKLGRDFTLFSTVDGVVKYERLGRDKKKVSVYPAAAEQASA; encoded by the coding sequence ATGGCCCATAAAAAAGGTCAGGGTTCTTCGCGCAACGGGCGTGATTCCAACCCGCAGTACCGTGGCGTGAAGGTGTACGGCGGTGAGACGATCTCGGCGGGCAGCATCCTCGTGCGCCAGGTCGGTACGGTCATCCACCCGGGCACGAACGTGAAGCTCGGTCGCGACTTCACCCTCTTCTCGACGGTGGACGGCGTGGTGAAGTACGAGCGCCTCGGCCGCGACAAGAAGAAGGTGTCCGTGTACCCGGCCGCCGCCGAGCAGGCGAGCGCCTAG
- the obgE gene encoding GTPase ObgE → MKFVDEVRIYVKAGDGGNGAVAFRREKFIERGGPNGGDGGNGGSVVFVSNPQLTTLLDYRYQQHHRAKNGEHGMGSDCNGHGAEDMVLQVPVGTLIRNEQTGELLVDLSDPGQQFVAAKGGRGGLGNMNFATSTRQTPRFAQDGGKGEEITLRLELKLLADVGLLGFPNAGKSTFISRVSRARPKVADYPFTTLVPNLGMVQYKDSLSFVMADIPGIIEGASEGVGLGHQFLRHVERCKVLVHLIDMGAEGEGRKPLADFNILNAELKKYSAELAGKPQVVAANKQDLTEGRDRLGPFTEALRRRGIRVYPVSCATGEGMQALMDAVAEVLFTGRTDKIHVEMPTTRSASKAPAKKAAKQAARKGPAKKAPAKKAPAKKAAAKKAPAKKSSRKPVAKKAAAKKAPAKKSSRKPVVKKAAAKKAPVKKAPAKKSGGRR, encoded by the coding sequence ATGAAGTTCGTCGACGAAGTACGCATCTACGTGAAGGCGGGAGACGGCGGGAACGGAGCGGTGGCCTTCCGGCGTGAGAAGTTCATCGAGCGCGGCGGCCCCAACGGCGGGGACGGCGGCAATGGCGGCTCCGTGGTGTTCGTGTCGAACCCGCAGCTGACCACGCTCCTGGACTACCGCTACCAGCAGCACCACCGTGCCAAGAACGGCGAGCACGGCATGGGCAGCGACTGCAACGGCCATGGCGCCGAGGACATGGTGCTCCAGGTGCCGGTGGGCACGCTGATCCGCAACGAGCAGACGGGCGAGCTGCTGGTGGACCTGAGCGACCCGGGCCAGCAGTTCGTGGCGGCCAAGGGCGGCCGGGGCGGCCTGGGCAACATGAACTTCGCCACCTCCACGCGCCAGACGCCGCGCTTCGCGCAGGACGGCGGAAAGGGTGAGGAGATCACCCTGCGGCTGGAGCTGAAGCTGCTGGCGGACGTGGGCCTGCTGGGCTTCCCCAACGCGGGCAAGAGCACGTTCATCTCGCGGGTGAGCCGGGCGCGGCCGAAGGTGGCGGACTACCCGTTCACCACGCTGGTGCCGAACCTGGGCATGGTCCAGTACAAGGACAGCCTGTCCTTCGTGATGGCGGACATCCCCGGCATCATCGAGGGCGCCAGCGAGGGCGTGGGCCTGGGTCACCAGTTCCTGCGCCACGTGGAGCGGTGCAAGGTGCTGGTGCACCTCATCGACATGGGCGCCGAGGGCGAGGGCCGCAAGCCGCTGGCCGACTTCAACATCCTCAACGCGGAGTTGAAGAAGTACAGCGCGGAGCTGGCCGGCAAGCCGCAGGTGGTGGCCGCCAACAAGCAGGACCTGACGGAGGGCCGCGACCGCCTGGGGCCCTTCACGGAGGCGCTGCGCCGCCGGGGCATCCGCGTGTACCCGGTGTCCTGCGCCACGGGCGAGGGCATGCAGGCGCTGATGGACGCGGTGGCGGAGGTTCTCTTCACCGGCCGCACCGACAAGATCCACGTCGAGATGCCGACGACGAGGTCCGCCTCCAAGGCTCCGGCGAAGAAGGCCGCGAAGCAGGCGGCGCGCAAGGGACCGGCGAAGAAGGCTCCGGCCAAGAAGGCTCCGGCCAAGAAGGCCGCCGCGAAGAAGGCTCCTGCGAAGAAGTCCTCGCGCAAGCCCGTGGCGAAGAAGGCCGCTGCGAAGAAGGCTCCTGCGAAGAAGTCCTCGCGCAAGCCCGTGGTGAAGAAGGCCGCCGCGAAGAAGGCTCCTGTGAAGAAGGCCCCGGCGAAGAAGTCCGGCGGGAGGCGCTGA
- a CDS encoding TrmH family RNA methyltransferase translates to MAGGGPRYEKFERDVVEPEQFLLDVRKEKIDRVVSQRTRNFVVVLDRLEDNFNMAAVLRTCESMGVQEVHVVINPEAPFIPNLRVAQGCDKWLDVHLYKTFAECREHLKGRGFSLYASALREGATSLYSLRFDTKFAMVFGNERYGVSDDVLNGVDGTFWVPMKGFSQSLNISAAASASITRAIAWRDEHLGSSGDLSPEESQELRERFYLLGVKQRKRLVKATQR, encoded by the coding sequence ATGGCTGGTGGAGGCCCCCGCTACGAGAAGTTCGAGCGCGACGTCGTCGAGCCGGAGCAGTTCCTGCTCGACGTGCGGAAGGAGAAGATCGACCGCGTCGTCAGCCAGCGCACGCGCAACTTCGTGGTGGTGCTCGACCGGCTGGAGGACAACTTCAACATGGCCGCGGTGCTGCGCACCTGCGAGTCCATGGGCGTGCAGGAGGTGCACGTCGTCATCAACCCGGAAGCGCCCTTCATCCCCAACCTGCGGGTGGCCCAGGGCTGCGACAAGTGGTTGGACGTGCACCTCTACAAGACGTTCGCGGAGTGCCGCGAGCACCTGAAGGGGCGGGGCTTCAGCCTCTACGCGTCGGCGCTGCGCGAGGGGGCCACCAGCCTCTACAGCCTGCGCTTCGACACGAAGTTCGCCATGGTGTTCGGCAACGAGCGCTACGGCGTGAGCGACGACGTGCTCAACGGCGTGGACGGCACCTTCTGGGTGCCCATGAAGGGCTTCAGCCAGAGCCTGAACATCTCCGCGGCGGCGTCCGCCAGCATCACCCGGGCGATCGCCTGGCGGGACGAGCACCTGGGGAGCTCCGGGGACCTGTCCCCCGAGGAGTCCCAGGAGCTGCGTGAGCGCTTCTACCTGCTGGGCGTGAAGCAGCGGAAGCGTCTGGTCAAAGCCACACAGCGGTGA